One Phycisphaerae bacterium RAS2 DNA window includes the following coding sequences:
- the lpxK gene encoding Tetraacyldisaccharide 4'-kinase gives MAKALPRYSDIISGRAQGALAEFARAALAGLSVPYRLAIKLRNLWYSCVPGARRRAALPVISIGNLTAGGTGKTPVSAMITNALLQRGRRVAVILRGYKGRPIQFDNDQRGRAADQWRMESDEAEVLRRRCPTARVIINPDRVAAARQAVAERCDVTVLDDGFQHRRIRRDLDIVLIDATNPFGHERLLPRGLLREPVRALRRADLILLTRSDQADETSKALLQRKLRKASGGKPVVQAVHRIAGFLDIKSRPVTVEDARAMQAVLFAGIANFQSFRQSVEQLGVHVLAAYEYPDHHPYTAEEMSGLVETATNLEANALITTEKDAVKLVGRWPDGGCPVLVVDLSIELLDDGQAVLAAALDRALAARAD, from the coding sequence ATGGCGAAGGCCTTACCGCGATACTCCGACATCATCTCCGGCCGCGCGCAGGGCGCGCTCGCCGAGTTCGCCCGCGCCGCGCTCGCCGGGCTGTCGGTCCCCTACCGGCTTGCAATCAAGCTGCGAAATCTTTGGTATTCCTGCGTCCCCGGCGCGCGACGCCGCGCCGCCCTGCCGGTCATCTCGATCGGAAACCTCACGGCCGGCGGCACCGGCAAGACGCCTGTCTCGGCGATGATCACGAACGCGCTCCTTCAGCGCGGGCGCCGCGTCGCCGTGATCCTGCGCGGTTACAAGGGGCGACCGATCCAGTTCGACAACGACCAGCGCGGCCGCGCCGCCGACCAGTGGCGCATGGAAAGCGACGAGGCTGAAGTGCTTCGACGCCGCTGCCCCACAGCGCGCGTGATCATCAATCCCGACCGCGTCGCCGCCGCGCGCCAGGCCGTCGCGGAGCGTTGCGACGTCACCGTGCTCGACGACGGCTTTCAGCATCGCCGCATCCGGCGTGATTTAGACATCGTACTCATTGATGCCACCAACCCATTCGGTCACGAGCGCCTTCTGCCTCGCGGGCTGCTTCGCGAACCAGTCCGCGCCCTGCGCCGCGCCGACCTCATCCTCCTCACGCGAAGTGACCAGGCCGACGAAACCAGCAAGGCCCTGCTCCAACGAAAACTGCGCAAGGCATCCGGCGGCAAGCCCGTCGTGCAGGCCGTGCACCGCATCGCCGGCTTCCTCGACATCAAGAGCCGGCCGGTCACCGTCGAGGACGCTCGCGCCATGCAGGCCGTCCTCTTTGCTGGAATTGCCAACTTTCAGAGCTTTCGCCAATCCGTCGAGCAGCTGGGCGTGCATGTCCTCGCGGCCTACGAGTATCCCGATCACCATCCCTACACAGCCGAGGAAATGAGCGGGCTGGTCGAAACGGCAACCAACCTCGAAGCCAACGCCCTGATCACCACCGAGAAAGACGCGGTCAAACTCGTCGGCCGATGGCCCGACGGCGGCTGCCCTGTTCTAGTGGTCGACCTCTCGATTGAGCTGCTCGACGACGGGCAGGCGGTGCTGGCAGCGGCACTGGATCGCGCGCTTGCGGCGCGAGCGGATTGA
- the ywaD gene encoding Aminopeptidase YwaD precursor, translating to MLNSRRLACVALGLFLAISTLPTRASDIDADKRRSDTAALFSEADFLRHVGTLADDSFEGRGTGQEGIDKAAEYIAARFEEWGVQPGGDDRTYFQNFTLKLKSQVAEGTRLAIGMNDRPTRRAAALNEDYIPFPFSSNGSFSGEVVFAGYGVVKDDAGYNDYAGIDVADKVVLVLRRGPKFGEFSVQDSAFRAKASRAAGRDAAALLVVNPADDEDGDKLFDFNAQGMARFGGRGYGIPMIHISRKLADRMLRAGGLGGLEAAQKKIDENEKPASAVLKGVTIRGRVEIEPIESPVRNVIGIVPGTGPQKDEFIVMGAHYDHLGIRNKGTPEFDSEKDISNGADDNASGTTLVMMLARAFAEGKPPNRTMVFMLYTGEEMGLLGSAHFANNPTLDLTKVNAMLNFDMVGRLKDNKLEVGGMRTGGFEDMVHRLAEPYGFTIRDGGGGRGPSDHTSFYNKGIPVLFFFTGLHKQYHQPDDDTPLLNIDGAVRIARFGADIVDEIDSRSQRVVFTEDTSRARISRQDSPDDEPRVAAAAPTSEPDRLRLGIVPDMDNDQPGVVIAQVAEGSPAAGAGLKAGDRLMAIGEKRIEGVMDIAGALAVFKWGDTARVRIVRDGERKSIDVKFPARTAVAARPAPDRAQPDRQTDERVAQDQPRRERRRDDRGERGPGDAGTTTPPGSIERSLNELVGHMADLSGGECTVSIKGDNVDISLTVAAGRESDRRLVSQIGRSLDGAVRGDVRIGVSFNLSRGRGQEPSNPLRGPFRDRPGGRRGMQSTADAGDEDMTTRPRRENRPERPQPPTPPAPPRAAGGDPTQKAAKKDPHAHADDEVAAAPMPKVRLGILPTYGESEGRGYEITGVADDGPAAKAGMKNDDRILKIGGKNVTDVYSYMEALAGYKPGDEVAVVVLRGDKEITLKIKSAPQKTLDAD from the coding sequence ATGCTGAATTCCCGCCGCCTTGCCTGCGTCGCCCTCGGTCTATTCCTGGCGATTTCCACCCTGCCGACCCGCGCATCGGACATCGACGCCGACAAGCGCCGATCGGACACTGCGGCCCTCTTCTCCGAAGCCGATTTTCTTCGCCATGTCGGTACCCTGGCCGACGACTCCTTCGAGGGCCGAGGAACCGGACAGGAGGGCATCGACAAGGCCGCCGAATACATTGCCGCCCGCTTCGAGGAATGGGGCGTCCAGCCCGGCGGCGACGACCGCACCTACTTCCAGAATTTCACGCTCAAGCTCAAGAGTCAGGTCGCCGAGGGCACGCGCCTGGCGATCGGCATGAACGATCGGCCGACGCGCCGCGCTGCAGCGCTCAACGAGGACTACATCCCGTTTCCGTTCTCATCCAACGGCAGCTTCAGCGGCGAGGTCGTCTTCGCCGGGTACGGTGTCGTCAAGGACGACGCGGGCTACAACGACTACGCGGGGATTGATGTCGCCGACAAAGTCGTGCTCGTGCTTCGCCGCGGGCCGAAGTTTGGCGAGTTCTCCGTGCAGGACTCGGCCTTCCGCGCGAAGGCCTCGCGCGCCGCAGGGCGCGACGCGGCGGCGCTGCTCGTGGTCAACCCCGCCGACGACGAAGACGGCGACAAGCTGTTCGACTTCAACGCGCAGGGCATGGCGCGATTCGGCGGCCGCGGTTACGGCATCCCCATGATCCACATCAGCCGCAAACTCGCTGATCGCATGCTTCGCGCCGGCGGCCTCGGCGGCCTGGAGGCGGCCCAGAAGAAGATCGACGAAAACGAGAAGCCGGCATCGGCCGTGCTCAAGGGCGTGACGATTCGCGGTCGCGTCGAGATCGAACCGATTGAGTCTCCGGTTCGCAACGTCATCGGCATTGTGCCCGGCACCGGCCCGCAGAAGGACGAGTTCATCGTCATGGGGGCGCACTACGATCACCTCGGCATTCGCAACAAGGGCACGCCGGAGTTTGACTCGGAAAAAGACATCAGCAACGGCGCGGACGACAACGCATCAGGCACGACGCTTGTCATGATGCTGGCTCGCGCGTTCGCCGAGGGCAAACCGCCGAATCGCACGATGGTCTTCATGCTCTACACCGGCGAGGAGATGGGCCTGCTCGGCTCGGCCCACTTCGCCAACAACCCGACGCTCGACCTGACCAAGGTCAACGCCATGCTCAACTTCGACATGGTCGGCCGGCTGAAGGACAACAAGCTCGAGGTCGGCGGGATGCGCACTGGCGGATTTGAAGACATGGTGCACCGTCTTGCGGAGCCTTACGGCTTCACGATTCGCGACGGCGGCGGCGGACGCGGTCCGTCGGACCACACCAGCTTCTACAACAAGGGTATCCCGGTGCTGTTCTTCTTCACCGGGCTGCACAAGCAATATCACCAGCCGGATGACGACACGCCGCTCCTGAACATCGACGGCGCGGTGAGGATCGCTCGATTCGGCGCCGACATCGTTGACGAGATCGATTCCCGCTCGCAGCGCGTCGTGTTCACCGAAGACACAAGCCGCGCCCGGATTTCGCGTCAGGATTCACCCGACGATGAACCACGCGTCGCCGCGGCCGCCCCTACAAGCGAGCCGGATCGCCTGCGACTCGGCATCGTTCCCGACATGGACAACGATCAGCCCGGCGTCGTCATCGCGCAGGTTGCCGAAGGCTCTCCCGCAGCCGGCGCGGGCCTTAAGGCAGGCGACCGCCTGATGGCCATCGGCGAGAAGCGCATCGAGGGCGTGATGGACATCGCGGGCGCGCTGGCCGTTTTCAAATGGGGCGATACGGCGCGCGTGCGCATCGTGCGCGACGGCGAGCGGAAGTCGATCGACGTGAAGTTCCCGGCGCGAACAGCCGTGGCAGCCCGTCCGGCCCCGGACCGCGCTCAACCTGACCGACAGACCGACGAGCGCGTCGCACAGGATCAGCCGCGTCGCGAGCGCCGCCGGGATGATCGCGGCGAGCGCGGGCCCGGTGACGCCGGAACAACCACGCCCCCTGGCTCCATTGAACGATCCCTCAACGAACTCGTCGGCCACATGGCGGACTTGAGCGGCGGCGAGTGCACCGTGAGCATCAAAGGCGACAACGTGGACATCTCGCTTACCGTCGCCGCGGGCCGTGAAAGCGACCGGCGTCTTGTTTCGCAGATCGGCCGCTCGCTGGACGGTGCGGTGCGGGGTGACGTGCGCATCGGCGTGTCGTTCAATCTGTCGCGCGGGCGCGGCCAGGAGCCTTCCAATCCACTGCGCGGCCCGTTTCGCGATCGACCCGGCGGACGGCGCGGAATGCAGTCCACGGCCGACGCCGGCGACGAGGACATGACGACGCGACCACGGCGCGAGAATCGCCCCGAGCGGCCGCAACCGCCGACTCCGCCCGCGCCGCCGCGCGCTGCCGGCGGCGATCCCACTCAAAAAGCCGCCAAGAAAGATCCGCACGCCCACGCCGACGATGAAGTCGCTGCCGCACCCATGCCAAAGGTGCGACTCGGCATCCTGCCGACCTACGGCGAATCCGAAGGCCGGGGCTACGAGATCACCGGCGTGGCCGACGACGGCCCGGCCGCGAAGGCAGGCATGAAAAACGACGACCGCATCCTGAAGATCGGCGGCAAGAACGTGACAGATGTCTATTCATACATGGAAGCCCTCGCCGGATACAAGCCCGGCGATGAAGTCGCCGTCGTCGTTCTCCGCGGCGACAAGGAAATCACCCTGAAGATCAAGAGCGCCCCGCAGAAGACGCTCGACGCCGACTAG
- the kfoC_2 gene encoding Chondroitin synthase: MRPACECSVIIPTHNRAAVLRATLARLRDLPDRAFEVIVIDNGSTDGTAGLANDHPEVRWIQLSRNIGCVARNVGAAAAEGRTLLMLDDDSYPEPGVIDALGDLFASDASLAGVACRVRLTNPPHCHDAGGVPGIFFNCGGAVRRDAFLAVGGYPTDYDYYAEEYDLACKLWRSGWRVEPRGDLLVWHGRVTRNRDNNRMLRLLVRNNVRMWARYAPAAHRHDLIDSTFERYGRVARKEGATAGYEAGCEEARAILSRGVKSLPMSELQFEQLMGLDRACATIRSWADKCAVRRVAVWRRGKGCEQLMDLLNKTGLCITRLYDGDGDSGIWRNVEVISTDAFDGSGVDGVVIGSLSPGVAEDEAERLSAMWPGLPVVSPAPWLGAASPAKSSTRHASIAGLPVETGTRPGALV, from the coding sequence ATGCGGCCGGCGTGTGAATGCAGTGTCATTATTCCGACGCACAATCGCGCGGCGGTGCTGCGCGCGACGCTGGCCCGCCTGCGCGATCTGCCCGATCGCGCGTTCGAAGTGATTGTCATCGACAACGGCTCGACGGACGGAACCGCCGGCCTCGCGAACGATCATCCCGAAGTTCGCTGGATTCAGCTGTCGCGCAACATCGGTTGCGTCGCGCGAAACGTCGGCGCGGCGGCGGCCGAGGGGCGCACGCTCTTGATGCTGGACGACGACAGCTATCCCGAGCCGGGCGTGATCGACGCGCTGGGGGACTTGTTCGCGAGCGATGCCTCGCTGGCGGGGGTCGCGTGCCGTGTGCGTCTGACAAATCCGCCGCATTGCCACGACGCGGGCGGCGTGCCGGGCATCTTCTTCAACTGTGGTGGGGCCGTGCGGCGCGATGCGTTTCTCGCGGTCGGTGGATACCCGACGGACTATGACTACTACGCAGAGGAATACGATCTGGCGTGCAAGCTGTGGCGCAGCGGCTGGCGCGTCGAGCCGCGAGGCGACTTGCTCGTGTGGCACGGGCGCGTAACGCGCAATCGCGACAACAATCGGATGCTGCGGTTGCTGGTGCGGAACAACGTGCGCATGTGGGCGCGGTATGCGCCGGCGGCGCACCGACATGACCTGATTGATTCGACGTTCGAGCGATACGGGCGCGTCGCGCGGAAAGAAGGCGCGACAGCGGGATACGAGGCGGGCTGTGAGGAGGCGCGGGCGATTCTGTCACGCGGCGTGAAATCGCTACCGATGTCTGAATTGCAATTTGAGCAATTGATGGGCCTGGATCGGGCTTGCGCGACGATTCGGTCGTGGGCCGATAAGTGCGCCGTGCGCCGCGTGGCGGTGTGGCGCCGCGGCAAAGGCTGCGAGCAATTGATGGATTTGCTAAACAAGACTGGACTTTGCATTACGCGCCTCTATGATGGCGACGGAGATTCCGGCATCTGGCGAAACGTGGAGGTCATTTCGACCGATGCATTCGATGGGAGCGGGGTCGATGGCGTCGTGATCGGTTCGCTTTCGCCCGGGGTGGCGGAGGATGAAGCCGAGCGACTGTCGGCGATGTGGCCGGGTCTGCCGGTCGTCTCGCCCGCGCCGTGGTTGGGCGCGGCGTCGCCCGCGAAGAGTTCGACGCGGCATGCGTCGATTGCAGGACTGCCCGTGGAAACTGGCACGCGGCCGGGCGCGTTGGTGTGA
- a CDS encoding Putative 2-hydroxyacid dehydrogenase translates to MSNPRVLVTRPIPDAGLALLRPAKLDYFLPESPPDHEQLIEHVAHHDAVIGQLADRFDAATITAASSRCRIIATCSVGTDHIDLVAARAAGIRVTNTPGVLTEATADLTWALLLATARRIPEAEQLARSGGWQGWEMMQMLGADVHGRTLGIVGAGRIGTAVARRATGFSMNVLYTAREDKPAMAALGARRMPLETLLAESDFVSLHCPLTDETRHLLDRSALERMRPGSMLINTARGPIVDEAALIDMLRHRRIAAAGFDVYEHEPRIPAELTALDNVVLLPHIGSATVTTRNRMAQMAAEDVIAVLSGNPPLRPVC, encoded by the coding sequence GTGTCGAACCCGCGTGTTCTCGTGACTCGACCGATCCCCGACGCCGGGCTCGCGCTGCTCCGCCCCGCGAAACTCGACTACTTCCTCCCCGAATCGCCGCCCGATCACGAACAACTCATCGAGCACGTCGCCCACCACGACGCCGTCATCGGACAACTGGCAGATCGGTTTGATGCCGCGACGATCACCGCCGCATCCTCACGCTGCCGCATCATCGCCACCTGCTCGGTCGGAACCGACCACATCGACCTCGTCGCTGCTCGGGCCGCTGGTATCCGCGTCACCAATACGCCCGGCGTCCTGACCGAGGCCACCGCCGATCTAACATGGGCCCTTCTCCTCGCCACCGCGCGGCGCATTCCCGAAGCCGAGCAACTCGCACGATCCGGCGGCTGGCAAGGCTGGGAGATGATGCAGATGCTCGGCGCAGACGTTCACGGCCGAACGCTCGGAATCGTCGGCGCGGGGCGGATCGGGACAGCCGTCGCGCGGCGTGCAACCGGATTTTCCATGAACGTGCTCTACACCGCCCGCGAAGACAAACCCGCGATGGCGGCGCTGGGCGCGCGGCGCATGCCGCTGGAGACGTTGCTGGCCGAAAGCGATTTCGTATCGCTCCATTGCCCGTTGACGGATGAGACGCGCCACCTGCTGGACCGATCCGCGCTGGAGCGCATGCGCCCCGGGAGCATGCTCATCAACACAGCGCGCGGACCGATTGTCGATGAAGCGGCGCTGATTGACATGCTGCGCCACCGCCGAATCGCCGCGGCCGGTTTTGACGTGTACGAACATGAGCCGCGCATCCCGGCGGAGCTGACGGCGCTGGACAACGTCGTGCTGCTGCCGCATATCGGCTCGGCCACAGTGACGACGCGCAACCGCATGGCGCAGATGGCGGCGGAAGATGTGATCGCGGTCCTAAGCGGCAATCCGCCACTGCGTCCTGTTTGTTGA
- the disA gene encoding DNA integrity scanning protein DisA has product MEFFRFISDRLPRLVWTDLVELFVIGLVVFWIARFLKGTRGARLLRGFLLLLVGGTLVLNLVANIFDLERIKTIYPFFVGGLFASALVAFQPELRRALIRLGAASFFAEASGSLDRTIDEVTEAVETLAKRGIGAIIAFQRSNELGAMIDAGCKLDSELTRELLVTIFWPGSPLHDMGIVIGQGRILAAAVQFPLTDSDDVAPSLGSRHRAAIGLTNETDAIVIVVSEETKTISLVERGEMVRPLTPDQLRAQLRERLGRPPEPPREEEAEK; this is encoded by the coding sequence TTGGAGTTTTTTCGGTTCATCTCGGATCGCCTGCCGCGCCTGGTCTGGACGGACTTGGTTGAACTTTTCGTCATCGGGCTGGTGGTGTTTTGGATCGCGCGGTTCCTGAAGGGGACGCGCGGGGCGCGCCTGCTGCGCGGGTTCCTGCTGCTGCTCGTGGGCGGCACGCTCGTGTTGAATCTCGTGGCGAACATCTTTGACCTCGAGCGCATCAAGACGATCTATCCGTTCTTCGTGGGAGGCCTGTTCGCCAGCGCGCTGGTGGCGTTTCAGCCGGAGCTGCGACGGGCGTTGATTCGACTGGGCGCGGCGAGTTTTTTCGCGGAGGCGTCCGGGAGTCTGGATCGAACGATTGATGAGGTGACCGAAGCGGTGGAGACGCTGGCCAAGCGCGGGATCGGAGCGATCATCGCGTTTCAGCGATCCAACGAGCTCGGCGCGATGATCGACGCGGGCTGCAAGCTGGATTCGGAGTTGACGCGCGAATTGCTGGTGACGATCTTCTGGCCCGGCTCGCCGTTGCACGACATGGGCATCGTCATCGGGCAGGGGCGTATCCTCGCGGCGGCCGTTCAGTTCCCGTTGACCGACTCGGACGACGTGGCGCCGTCGCTCGGCTCGCGCCACCGGGCGGCGATTGGTTTGACGAATGAGACGGACGCGATCGTGATCGTCGTCAGCGAGGAGACGAAAACGATCAGTCTTGTGGAGCGCGGCGAGATGGTCCGCCCGTTGACCCCCGACCAGTTGCGAGCGCAACTGCGTGAACGACTGGGCCGACCGCCGGAACCGCCGCGTGAGGAAGAGGCCGAGAAGTGA
- the fus gene encoding Elongation factor G: MPGYTHKDIRNIALVGHSGAGKTSLAEAILHATGVTTRLGSTADKTSILDIDDEEKERGISIESHILNVNVDGRTINIIDTPGAPDFIGPAIAALAAVETAVIVIHAGAGIQVNTRRMKDLAGASGLARAVVINRIDAENADLAGLISALKETFGPQVTPVNLPVNGGKGVMDCIDHTTGDSDVGDVAEAHTNIVERIAEVDDALIAKYFDTGALSHDEIEHNFPRAIAEGKVCPVLFTNARTGVGVKELLQFIAHDCPAPLEGAQRALVNGDGEKPIDPAGPFVGQVFKIAVDPKSHIKYAFIRAFAGTLKSDANLVLPGEKKGVRPGHMLKFQGATPKEIDEGVAGDIFAVGKLDLHIGNTVFVDHGEGKVAMPRTPTPMFSLAVEPKARGDEAKIGEAVRRFTDTDPCFRSHYDAQTHELVISGIGDLHLRVVLSRMHRLYKLDVNTKPPKIPYRETITAQADGHHRHKKQTGGAGQFGEVFLKVYPLARGTEPPMEWAWDIFGGAIPGQFEPAIKKGVVELMGQGALAGFPIQDVKVSITDGKHHPVDSKEVAFKTAGKLAFKDAILKAKPVLLEPIVNIEVTVPSDNVGDITGDLAQRRGRPSGQDMLPGNFAVIKAQVPLAKVADYHSRLSSITGGKGSFSMELSHYEPVPSNEAQAIIAAYKPHKEEDE; encoded by the coding sequence ATGCCCGGTTACACCCACAAGGACATTCGCAACATCGCCCTCGTCGGCCACAGCGGCGCAGGGAAGACCTCTCTCGCCGAAGCCATCCTGCACGCCACCGGCGTCACCACACGGCTCGGCAGCACCGCCGACAAAACCAGCATTCTCGACATTGACGACGAAGAAAAGGAACGCGGCATTTCCATTGAGTCGCACATCCTCAACGTCAATGTCGACGGGCGAACAATCAATATCATCGACACACCCGGCGCACCGGACTTCATCGGCCCCGCCATCGCCGCCCTCGCCGCAGTCGAGACCGCCGTCATCGTCATCCATGCCGGCGCCGGCATCCAGGTGAACACGCGACGCATGAAGGACCTCGCCGGCGCCAGCGGCCTTGCCCGCGCCGTCGTCATCAACCGCATCGACGCCGAAAACGCGGACCTCGCCGGATTGATCAGCGCCCTGAAAGAGACGTTCGGCCCGCAGGTCACACCGGTCAACCTTCCGGTCAACGGCGGCAAGGGCGTCATGGATTGCATCGACCATACCACGGGCGATTCCGATGTCGGCGATGTCGCGGAGGCCCACACCAACATCGTTGAGCGCATCGCCGAAGTCGATGACGCCCTGATCGCCAAGTACTTCGACACCGGGGCGCTCTCGCACGACGAGATCGAACACAACTTCCCCCGCGCCATCGCCGAAGGCAAGGTCTGCCCCGTGCTCTTCACCAACGCCCGCACCGGCGTCGGCGTCAAGGAGCTGCTCCAGTTTATCGCCCACGACTGCCCCGCGCCGCTCGAAGGCGCCCAGCGCGCCCTCGTCAACGGCGACGGCGAGAAACCCATCGACCCGGCCGGCCCCTTTGTTGGACAGGTCTTCAAGATCGCCGTCGATCCCAAGAGCCACATCAAGTACGCCTTCATTCGCGCCTTCGCGGGCACGCTCAAGAGCGATGCCAACCTCGTCCTGCCCGGCGAGAAGAAAGGCGTCCGCCCCGGCCACATGTTGAAGTTTCAGGGCGCGACTCCCAAGGAAATCGACGAAGGTGTCGCCGGCGACATCTTCGCCGTCGGCAAGCTCGACCTGCACATCGGCAACACCGTCTTCGTCGATCACGGTGAAGGCAAGGTCGCGATGCCTCGTACGCCGACGCCCATGTTCTCCCTCGCCGTCGAGCCGAAAGCCCGCGGAGACGAGGCCAAGATCGGCGAAGCCGTGCGCCGCTTTACCGACACCGACCCGTGCTTTCGCTCGCATTACGACGCCCAGACACACGAGCTGGTCATCAGCGGCATCGGCGATCTGCATCTGCGGGTCGTTCTTTCGCGCATGCACCGGCTCTATAAGCTGGACGTGAACACCAAGCCGCCCAAGATCCCCTATCGCGAGACGATCACCGCCCAGGCCGACGGTCACCACCGTCACAAGAAGCAGACCGGCGGCGCGGGCCAGTTCGGCGAAGTCTTCCTGAAGGTTTATCCCCTCGCGCGCGGCACCGAGCCGCCGATGGAATGGGCCTGGGACATCTTTGGCGGCGCGATCCCCGGACAGTTCGAGCCGGCGATCAAGAAAGGCGTTGTTGAATTGATGGGGCAGGGCGCGCTGGCCGGTTTTCCGATTCAGGATGTGAAGGTGAGCATCACCGACGGCAAGCACCACCCGGTCGACTCGAAGGAAGTCGCCTTCAAGACCGCCGGCAAACTCGCCTTCAAGGATGCGATTCTCAAGGCCAAGCCCGTCCTGCTGGAGCCGATCGTCAACATCGAAGTCACCGTCCCGTCCGACAACGTCGGCGACATCACCGGCGATCTCGCGCAGCGGCGCGGCCGGCCGAGCGGCCAGGACATGCTCCCCGGCAATTTCGCGGTTATCAAGGCGCAGGTGCCGCTCGCCAAGGTGGCGGATTATCACTCGCGTCTAAGCTCCATCACCGGCGGCAAGGGCAGCTTCTCGATGGAGCTTTCGCACTACGAGCCTGTGCCAAGCAACGAGGCCCAGGCCATCATTGCCGCGTACAAGCCGCACAAGGAAGAGGACGAGTAG
- a CDS encoding lipid A biosynthesis lauroyl acyltransferase: MSARDPVMDLPAESNAPIAQVPDSPQRAIETKVEHARSSASDATPAERPIHAFTRARIALVRAILMAWVRAFSLKGLYALGRFFGTCEYFCDYNRRRRVRRKLYQFFKDELSPARVRLVTWRYFMRIRCDKMFYTIMDRIPRDKLLKRIKLKNIEAIDDALKSGKGVYVALCHFGSHHVAGLMMALLGYDIAGVRDDKESAVRRYIAQKYRETFPEVARMKLFYSSSFPRQIMRHMQQNGIVASLLDVDRRRGEASRMHPVSIFGEERDFLVGPVQMAIRCGATTFQGFVVSRRNFYYQLIVGEKLIDPDQPEAEDVIVQRVMQHYADNVEAFARRHPDHLMRI, from the coding sequence ATGAGCGCCCGCGACCCGGTGATGGATCTGCCCGCGGAATCCAACGCGCCAATTGCGCAGGTCCCCGATTCGCCGCAGCGGGCCATCGAGACGAAGGTGGAACACGCCCGTTCAAGTGCATCCGATGCAACGCCCGCCGAGCGGCCGATCCACGCGTTCACCCGCGCGCGCATCGCGCTGGTCCGAGCCATCCTCATGGCGTGGGTGCGGGCCTTCTCGCTCAAGGGGCTGTACGCGCTGGGCCGGTTCTTCGGCACGTGCGAGTACTTCTGTGATTACAACCGCCGGCGGCGTGTGCGACGCAAGCTGTACCAGTTTTTCAAGGACGAGCTGTCTCCCGCCCGGGTGCGCCTGGTCACGTGGCGCTATTTCATGCGCATCCGTTGCGACAAGATGTTCTACACCATCATGGATCGCATCCCACGGGACAAGCTGCTCAAACGCATCAAGCTCAAGAACATCGAGGCCATCGATGACGCGCTCAAATCGGGCAAGGGCGTCTATGTCGCGCTTTGCCATTTCGGCTCGCATCACGTCGCCGGTCTCATGATGGCCTTGCTGGGATATGACATCGCCGGCGTGCGCGACGACAAGGAGAGCGCGGTCCGGCGGTACATCGCGCAGAAATACCGCGAGACGTTTCCCGAAGTCGCGAGGATGAAGCTCTTTTATTCGTCAAGCTTCCCACGCCAGATCATGCGGCACATGCAGCAGAACGGCATCGTCGCCAGCCTGCTCGACGTCGACCGCCGGCGCGGCGAAGCGTCGCGCATGCACCCGGTCAGCATTTTCGGCGAAGAGCGGGACTTTCTCGTCGGCCCCGTGCAGATGGCCATTCGCTGCGGCGCGACGACCTTTCAGGGATTTGTCGTCTCACGGCGTAATTTCTATTATCAGCTGATCGTCGGCGAGAAACTGATCGACCCCGACCAACCCGAAGCCGAGGACGTGATCGTCCAGCGCGTCATGCAGCACTACGCCGACAACGTCGAAGCGTTCGCGCGGCGACACCCCGATCATCTGATGAGAATCTAG